Proteins found in one Geomonas subterranea genomic segment:
- the tyrS gene encoding tyrosine--tRNA ligase: protein MTVAEQMEIIKRGAVEILVEKELVEKLEKSVKTGVPLKIKAGFDPTAPDLHLGHTVLLHKMRQFQKLGHEVYFLIGDFTGMIGDPTGKSETRKVLTREDVLKNAETYKEQVFKVLDPQLTKVVFNSEWLGKMSASDMIGLASKYTVARMLEREDFSNRFSNQLPISIHEFMYPLVQGYDSVALKADVELGGTDQKFNLLVGRELQREWGQAPQCVITVPLLEGLDGVNKMSKSLGNYIGINEPADEIYGKVMSISDELMIRYYELLSDLTMAEFEQLKADLKSGAVHPMEAKKQLAREMVARYHGSEAAVLAGENFVKRFKNNETPDEMPGFTLKAEGEKVLLCKVLAEAQLVKSNSEGRRSIQGGGVKINGEKVSDENLEITCSGEYIIQVGKRRFAKVLFS from the coding sequence ATGACCGTTGCAGAGCAGATGGAAATTATCAAGAGGGGCGCCGTAGAAATCCTGGTGGAGAAAGAGCTGGTAGAGAAGCTCGAGAAATCCGTCAAGACGGGCGTGCCTCTCAAGATCAAGGCCGGTTTCGATCCGACCGCGCCGGACCTGCATCTGGGGCACACCGTGCTGCTGCATAAGATGCGTCAATTCCAAAAGCTCGGTCACGAGGTTTACTTTCTCATCGGCGACTTCACCGGCATGATCGGTGACCCCACCGGCAAGTCCGAGACCCGCAAGGTACTCACCCGCGAAGACGTTCTCAAGAACGCAGAGACCTACAAGGAGCAGGTGTTCAAGGTTCTCGATCCACAACTCACCAAGGTGGTATTCAACTCGGAGTGGCTCGGGAAAATGTCGGCATCTGACATGATTGGTCTCGCCTCCAAGTACACCGTTGCCCGGATGCTCGAGCGCGAAGACTTCAGCAACCGCTTCTCCAACCAGCTGCCGATCAGCATCCACGAGTTCATGTACCCGCTGGTGCAGGGATATGATTCAGTTGCCCTCAAGGCCGACGTCGAACTGGGCGGCACCGACCAGAAATTCAATCTTCTCGTGGGGCGTGAGCTGCAGCGGGAGTGGGGGCAGGCGCCGCAGTGTGTCATTACCGTGCCGCTGCTCGAAGGTCTCGACGGCGTCAACAAGATGAGCAAGTCCCTTGGCAACTACATCGGCATCAATGAGCCGGCTGACGAGATCTATGGCAAGGTGATGTCCATCTCCGACGAATTGATGATTCGTTATTACGAGTTGTTGAGCGACCTCACTATGGCCGAGTTCGAGCAGTTGAAGGCCGACTTGAAGAGTGGTGCGGTGCATCCGATGGAAGCCAAGAAGCAGTTGGCCCGCGAAATGGTTGCCCGTTATCATGGCTCAGAGGCTGCGGTTCTGGCAGGCGAGAACTTCGTCAAGCGCTTCAAAAACAACGAGACTCCCGATGAGATGCCTGGGTTTACCCTCAAAGCAGAGGGGGAGAAAGTTCTGCTTTGCAAGGTTCTGGCTGAGGCACAGCTCGTGAAGTCCAACAGTGAAGGTCGCCGCTCCATCCAGGGCGGGGGTGTCAAAATCAACGGTGAGAAGGTCTCTGATGAGAATCTGGAGATAACATGCAGCGGTGAGTACATTATCCAGGTAGGCAAGCGTCGCTTTGCCAAGGTTCTTTTCTCTTAA
- the rny gene encoding ribonuclease Y: MTIAILLVLVAAAIGYAIGNILRKKLSDSLVTNAETLAAKMIEDAKRQAEVVAMEAAVQAKDVVYQAKEELERQFEQESREKRRDLQALEKRLQQKEENLDKKTNLFDQRDADFLKREQGLAQREQSLSNKEQGLTQKEEKLDALVGEQKAKLEQIAGMTAAEAKKFLMDSMEDEAKLDVAKLIKAMEEEARETADKKAKEVLALAMQRYAGEYVAERSVSVVTLPSDEMKGRIIGREGRNIRALEAATGIDLIIDDTPEAVILSGFNPVRREVAKLSLQKLIADGRIHPGRIEEVVAKSQEEIEQAMKEAGEQAAFDLGVHGIHPEILKLIGRLKYRTSYSQNVYQHSLEVAFLCGIMAAELGINVKQAKRAGLLHDLGKAVDHEIEGSHAVIGADIAKKYGESPKIVHAIMAHHEDEKPATVLAVLVQAADALSGARPGARREMMETYVKRLDDLERIATSFDGVLTSFAIQAGREIRVMVSSEQVTDDRALVLAKDIAKKIETEMTYPGQIKVNVIRETRATEYAR, from the coding sequence ATAACTATTGCCATATTGCTGGTCCTTGTCGCGGCCGCCATCGGTTACGCGATAGGCAACATCCTGCGCAAGAAACTCTCCGATTCCTTGGTGACCAACGCAGAGACGCTTGCCGCCAAGATGATCGAGGATGCCAAACGACAGGCAGAAGTCGTGGCCATGGAGGCAGCAGTCCAGGCCAAGGACGTGGTGTACCAGGCAAAGGAAGAGCTGGAAAGGCAATTTGAACAAGAGAGCCGCGAGAAGCGTCGCGACCTGCAGGCCCTCGAGAAGAGGCTGCAGCAAAAAGAAGAAAACCTCGACAAAAAGACCAACCTCTTCGACCAGCGCGATGCCGACTTCCTGAAAAGGGAGCAGGGGCTCGCGCAGCGCGAACAGTCTTTGTCGAACAAGGAACAGGGACTCACCCAGAAGGAAGAGAAGCTTGACGCCCTGGTGGGCGAGCAGAAGGCGAAGCTGGAGCAGATCGCCGGAATGACCGCCGCCGAGGCCAAGAAGTTCCTGATGGACTCGATGGAAGATGAGGCGAAGCTTGACGTCGCCAAGCTGATCAAGGCGATGGAGGAAGAGGCCAGGGAGACCGCCGACAAGAAGGCCAAGGAAGTGCTGGCCCTGGCGATGCAGCGTTACGCGGGCGAGTATGTCGCGGAACGCAGCGTCTCCGTCGTCACCCTCCCCTCCGACGAAATGAAGGGGCGCATCATCGGCCGTGAAGGGCGCAACATCAGGGCCCTTGAGGCAGCCACCGGAATCGACCTGATCATCGACGACACCCCGGAGGCGGTCATCCTTTCCGGTTTCAACCCGGTCCGCAGGGAAGTGGCCAAGCTGTCGCTGCAAAAGCTCATCGCCGACGGCAGGATCCACCCCGGCCGCATCGAGGAAGTGGTGGCCAAGTCCCAGGAGGAGATCGAGCAGGCCATGAAGGAGGCCGGTGAGCAGGCGGCCTTCGACCTCGGCGTGCACGGGATCCACCCGGAGATCCTGAAACTCATCGGTCGCCTGAAGTACCGCACCTCCTACAGCCAGAACGTGTACCAGCACTCGCTGGAAGTCGCCTTCCTCTGCGGCATCATGGCGGCCGAACTCGGCATCAACGTGAAGCAGGCGAAAAGGGCGGGTCTGCTCCACGACCTCGGCAAGGCAGTGGACCACGAGATCGAGGGCTCCCATGCGGTCATCGGCGCGGACATCGCCAAGAAGTACGGTGAATCGCCGAAGATCGTGCACGCCATAATGGCCCATCATGAGGACGAGAAGCCGGCGACCGTTCTGGCCGTGCTGGTTCAGGCCGCCGATGCACTTTCCGGCGCACGCCCGGGTGCGCGCCGCGAGATGATGGAAACCTACGTGAAGCGCCTGGACGATCTGGAGAGGATCGCCACCTCCTTCGACGGCGTCCTGACTTCCTTCGCCATCCAGGCCGGCCGCGAAATCCGCGTCATGGTATCGAGCGAGCAGGTGACCGACGATCGCGCCCTGGTTCTGGCCAAGGACATCGCCAAGAAGATCGAGACCGAGATGACCTATCCCGGCCAGATCAAGGTCAACGTGATCAGGGAAACCAGGGCAACCGAATATGCCCGTTAA
- a CDS encoding L,D-transpeptidase family protein translates to MPPVYAEGFIGEMRQHKVRPRESLIEIARTYDLGYIEIRDANPGVDPVLPTPGTVVTIPSAWIPPAVLERPAIVVNLAEMRLYFFTTKDDSGVLSFPIGIGDVGTDTPVGKFVVAEKLINPSWHVPESIRRQNPQLPRIIAPGVRNPLGRHALRLSRADILIHGTNRPWGIGRRSSHGCLRLYTRDMAILFGQAKKGTQVWIVSEPVKVGVKGRRVFIELHCGGRETPGLGEILHALSDRGLLQWIDLGKLVRAYYENKGYPIDISWADRIVRGLAEPPGRWLATS, encoded by the coding sequence ATGCCACCAGTCTACGCTGAAGGCTTCATTGGGGAAATGCGTCAGCACAAGGTTCGCCCACGGGAATCCCTCATCGAAATCGCCAGGACGTACGACCTTGGGTACATCGAAATACGTGACGCCAATCCGGGAGTTGACCCGGTCCTACCCACGCCAGGAACTGTTGTTACCATACCTTCGGCCTGGATTCCCCCGGCAGTTTTAGAGCGTCCTGCCATTGTGGTGAACTTGGCTGAGATGCGCTTGTACTTTTTCACTACCAAAGATGACTCCGGTGTCCTTTCCTTTCCGATAGGCATTGGCGATGTAGGTACCGACACTCCGGTCGGAAAGTTTGTTGTGGCGGAAAAACTCATTAACCCCAGTTGGCATGTTCCGGAGTCGATAAGACGACAGAACCCGCAACTTCCCCGAATTATTGCTCCTGGAGTCCGAAATCCTTTGGGGAGGCATGCGCTGCGCCTTTCACGCGCAGACATTCTCATCCATGGAACAAACCGTCCCTGGGGGATAGGCAGACGATCAAGCCACGGTTGCCTGCGCCTTTACACGCGCGACATGGCCATCCTTTTCGGACAAGCGAAGAAAGGCACGCAGGTCTGGATCGTCAGCGAGCCTGTTAAGGTGGGAGTCAAGGGCCGGAGGGTGTTTATTGAACTTCATTGCGGCGGGAGGGAAACGCCTGGTTTGGGAGAGATCCTGCATGCTTTGTCGGACCGGGGGCTACTGCAATGGATTGATTTGGGGAAACTGGTCCGTGCCTATTACGAAAACAAGGGGTATCCCATCGACATAAGCTGGGCTGACCGAATAGTGAGGGGGCTCGCCGAGCCCCCGGGAAGGTGGCTCGCTACTTCTTAG
- a CDS encoding roadblock/LC7 domain-containing protein: MPFKRLLTTLVESVPGGNGAILADWEGEAVEQFSHGDPFEMKVTAAHWGILLTQLKAVHDKFTTGAVRETVISTDEQYVIVGAVGDDYALVMTLDRNALPLLALKRFRDTALLLHKEIY, from the coding sequence GTGCCCTTCAAGAGACTGTTGACTACACTGGTTGAATCCGTGCCCGGTGGCAATGGCGCCATCCTGGCTGATTGGGAAGGTGAGGCTGTCGAGCAGTTTTCCCATGGCGACCCTTTCGAGATGAAGGTGACGGCGGCCCATTGGGGGATCCTGCTCACCCAGCTCAAAGCGGTGCACGACAAGTTCACCACCGGCGCCGTGCGGGAAACGGTGATCAGCACTGACGAGCAGTACGTCATCGTGGGGGCCGTCGGCGATGACTACGCACTGGTGATGACTTTGGACCGCAACGCCCTGCCGCTCCTGGCCCTGAAGAGGTTCCGGGACACCGCGCTGCTTTTGCATAAGGAGATTTATTAA
- the ftsY gene encoding signal recognition particle-docking protein FtsY, translating to MAEENKGFFKGLFKKLGIAGAEEPAGTDREQSAEELEQQEEQQQGGAAPQHPHVPAPAAQEQAAQPVAPPVSVPEPAAPAPRQVWVEPAAPTPAPVSEPVEQAKPSFFDRLKRSLSKTHETIIGRVDTLLLGKKQIDTDTLEELEEILITADLGVKTTVDLVRTLEQRLKRDELQDGAALKRALKEEIQLRLLEHHAPLVVTDKKPFVIMVIGVNGVGKTTTIGKLAARYIGEGKKVLLGAADTFRAAAAEQLETWANRVGADIVRHKEGADPSAVVFDACKAAIARGTDVLIIDTAGRMHTKVNLMEEMKKIRRVLTREIPDGPHETLLVLDAATGQNALSQAKLFKEAADVTGVVLTKLDGSAKGGIVVAVSHEYALPVRFIGVGESVEDLRAFDPVQFVEALFQ from the coding sequence ATGGCCGAGGAAAACAAGGGATTTTTCAAAGGTCTTTTCAAAAAACTCGGCATCGCAGGCGCCGAGGAACCTGCCGGGACTGACCGCGAGCAATCGGCTGAAGAACTGGAGCAGCAGGAGGAACAGCAGCAGGGGGGCGCGGCCCCTCAGCATCCCCACGTTCCCGCCCCTGCGGCACAGGAGCAGGCTGCCCAGCCTGTCGCACCCCCGGTCTCCGTCCCCGAACCTGCCGCCCCGGCCCCGCGCCAGGTCTGGGTTGAGCCTGCCGCTCCGACACCCGCCCCGGTCTCGGAGCCTGTCGAGCAGGCGAAGCCGAGCTTCTTCGACCGCCTCAAACGCAGTCTCAGCAAGACCCATGAAACCATTATTGGCCGGGTAGACACCCTGCTGCTGGGCAAGAAGCAGATCGACACCGACACCCTCGAGGAACTGGAGGAGATCCTGATCACCGCGGACCTGGGCGTGAAGACCACGGTCGACCTGGTCCGGACCCTGGAGCAGCGCCTAAAGCGCGACGAATTGCAGGACGGGGCGGCGCTGAAGAGGGCTCTGAAGGAAGAGATCCAGCTGCGTCTTCTGGAGCATCACGCGCCACTTGTCGTGACCGACAAGAAGCCTTTCGTCATCATGGTCATCGGCGTCAACGGCGTCGGCAAGACTACCACCATCGGCAAACTGGCCGCACGCTACATAGGTGAAGGGAAGAAGGTTCTGTTGGGCGCGGCTGACACATTCCGTGCCGCAGCCGCTGAACAGCTGGAAACCTGGGCTAACCGCGTCGGCGCCGACATCGTGCGTCACAAGGAAGGGGCGGATCCCTCCGCGGTCGTCTTCGATGCCTGCAAGGCGGCCATCGCCCGCGGGACGGACGTATTGATCATCGACACCGCAGGCCGTATGCACACCAAGGTAAACCTGATGGAGGAGATGAAGAAGATCCGCCGCGTATTGACGAGGGAAATCCCGGATGGCCCGCACGAAACACTCCTCGTCTTAGATGCGGCGACTGGGCAGAACGCCTTGTCCCAGGCGAAGCTCTTTAAGGAAGCGGCCGATGTCACCGGCGTGGTTCTCACCAAGTTGGACGGGAGCGCCAAGGGGGGGATTGTTGTGGCGGTAAGTCATGAATACGCCCTCCCTGTCAGATTCATTGGCGTAGGTGAGTCCGTGGAAGACCTGCGGGCCTTTGATCCGGTCCAGTTTGTCGAGGCACTTTTCCAATGA
- a CDS encoding cell division protein ZapA has translation MIATHSIRVLGRELQVKSVATPEHVAQVEALVNEKLAEAEAKVSGGDTQLVVILALMNLAEACLDARKQLVEEQRTCSERVAGLIERLDRQQF, from the coding sequence TTGATCGCCACGCACAGCATCAGGGTCCTGGGGCGAGAGCTTCAGGTGAAGAGTGTTGCGACACCTGAGCATGTGGCGCAAGTCGAGGCTCTGGTCAACGAAAAGCTGGCGGAGGCGGAAGCCAAGGTCAGTGGTGGTGATACCCAACTGGTAGTGATTCTGGCGTTGATGAATTTGGCCGAAGCCTGTCTGGACGCCCGGAAGCAGTTGGTTGAAGAGCAGCGCACCTGCAGCGAGCGGGTCGCGGGGCTCATTGAACGGCTTGACCGGCAGCAGTTTTAG
- the smc gene encoding chromosome segregation protein SMC, which produces MKIKRLEIHGFKSFQDKAVLDFNQPITGVVGPNGCGKSNVVDAIRWVMGEQSAKNLRGKSMEDIIFNGTEFRKPLGMAEVSLFFSTEDGRVPAKYLNFSEIQVTRRLYRDGESDYLLNKTPCRLLDIAELFMDTGIGAKAYSIIEQGKIGMILHAKPEERRFLIEEAAGVTKFKARKVVAMKKMEATRQNLLRIGDIISEIKRQMNGLQRQAKKAERFREVRQELKEIELLFAAKGYAGVEKERNGLGREIADLESKLVDVTAKLNDAELSVEEKRLSLLETERQLTAAQEEIFRWKSELQGGENRLEFQRKELVNLERHGARFEEELQGLRDQLASSEKEIGTLQAQRVSLQEELVRENESLEYRESLLEEMAAGEAGVTRELDETRRAMFAALSEGAQAANQHAAAHKRLAALADRLQASKRERVLLGERLFEANAKVDALKQEREQLARDKALADEELTMAGSREAELKQAQEGGDKLLQQSRDQLSAAASRLKSLQELEAQFAGYGQGVRNLLLAEPFKNASLTMIADALEVEEEFEVALEAVLGDRLQYLLCESSATALDAVAHLKGSSGGRCSFVTAPPWRQQTRETPPGASPLWERVTVPAQHAPLVEPLLTGAFLARDLSHALELAASFPASTFVTLEGDLAHGGGIVNGGSPEPAQQGIIHKKREIKALVAEVERLEAEVQELAAAREKRRGEIAEAEAHRVELRQTLHRLDIRIVNAEKDLQTALSECRRIEETGAVREAEEEQLAEEQALISGEMAQADARRTQAEERKVALEKSVEALQGRLEGSRFEMEEAREMVTSMKVRVAALREKGDSTERALRRVEGLCTDLANRIASRTRELEGSGDERTRLLAAIAEGEEALRGVVKQQLASEQALLQVKDRYEAEAAKVQEEEALLKGMRADAVAVREQLNAKSLRLTEVSMRLAHLEETLKEKHRMEIADALLNYSKVEWDEVESTKRQAELQKTINEMGEVNLMAIEEFKEMEERFSFLSSQKDDLEESMNALQKAIQRINRTTRKRFLETFQMVNEKFQQIFPRLFCGGHAELRLTDEEDLLNTGLEIVVQPPGKKLQNVSLLSGGEKALTAVALIFSIFLIKPSPFCLLDEVDAPLDDANIGRFNDMVREMSANSQFIIITHNRATMAVADTLYGVTMEEPGVSRLVSVRLNR; this is translated from the coding sequence ATGAAAATCAAAAGACTCGAAATCCACGGATTCAAATCCTTTCAAGATAAGGCCGTTCTGGACTTCAACCAGCCCATCACCGGCGTGGTCGGTCCCAACGGCTGCGGCAAGTCCAACGTCGTCGACGCGATCCGTTGGGTCATGGGGGAGCAGTCCGCCAAGAACCTGCGCGGCAAGTCGATGGAAGACATCATCTTCAACGGCACCGAGTTCCGCAAACCGCTCGGCATGGCCGAGGTCTCCCTCTTCTTCTCCACCGAGGACGGCCGCGTACCCGCAAAGTACCTCAATTTCTCGGAGATCCAGGTCACCCGCCGCCTCTACCGCGACGGCGAGAGCGATTACCTCTTGAACAAGACCCCCTGCCGCCTGCTCGACATCGCCGAGCTGTTCATGGATACCGGCATCGGCGCCAAGGCGTACTCGATCATCGAACAGGGCAAGATCGGCATGATCCTGCACGCCAAGCCCGAGGAGCGCCGCTTCCTGATCGAGGAGGCCGCAGGCGTCACCAAGTTCAAGGCGCGCAAGGTCGTCGCCATGAAGAAGATGGAGGCGACCCGCCAGAATCTCCTGCGCATCGGCGACATCATCTCCGAGATCAAGCGTCAGATGAACGGCCTGCAGCGCCAGGCCAAGAAGGCGGAGCGTTTCCGCGAGGTCAGGCAGGAGCTCAAGGAGATTGAACTCCTGTTCGCCGCCAAGGGGTACGCAGGGGTAGAGAAGGAGCGCAACGGGCTGGGGCGGGAGATCGCCGACCTCGAGTCGAAACTCGTGGACGTGACCGCCAAGCTCAACGATGCCGAACTCTCCGTCGAGGAGAAGCGGCTCTCCCTGTTGGAGACCGAACGGCAGCTGACCGCGGCCCAGGAGGAGATCTTCCGCTGGAAGAGCGAACTGCAGGGGGGAGAAAACCGCCTCGAATTCCAGCGCAAGGAGTTGGTGAACCTGGAGCGCCACGGCGCCCGCTTCGAAGAGGAACTCCAGGGACTGCGCGACCAGCTTGCCAGTTCCGAGAAGGAGATAGGGACCCTGCAGGCGCAGCGGGTCTCACTGCAGGAAGAACTGGTCCGTGAGAACGAGTCGCTCGAGTACCGGGAGTCCCTTCTCGAGGAGATGGCAGCCGGCGAGGCGGGTGTCACCCGGGAGCTCGACGAGACCCGGCGCGCCATGTTCGCCGCCCTCTCGGAGGGGGCGCAGGCCGCCAACCAGCACGCAGCCGCACACAAGCGCCTGGCCGCCCTCGCTGACCGCCTGCAGGCCAGCAAGCGGGAGCGCGTGCTGCTCGGGGAGCGGCTCTTCGAGGCCAACGCCAAGGTCGATGCCCTGAAGCAGGAGCGCGAGCAGCTTGCCCGGGACAAGGCGCTGGCGGACGAAGAATTGACCATGGCGGGTAGCCGGGAAGCCGAGCTGAAGCAGGCGCAGGAGGGGGGAGACAAACTGCTGCAGCAAAGCCGCGACCAGCTCTCCGCCGCCGCATCCCGTCTGAAATCGCTCCAGGAGTTGGAGGCACAGTTTGCCGGGTACGGCCAGGGGGTGCGCAACCTGCTCCTCGCCGAGCCCTTCAAGAACGCCTCACTCACCATGATCGCCGACGCGCTGGAGGTGGAGGAAGAATTCGAGGTGGCCCTCGAGGCTGTTCTCGGTGACCGCCTGCAGTATCTTCTGTGCGAATCCTCCGCCACCGCGCTGGACGCCGTTGCCCACCTCAAGGGGAGCTCTGGAGGTCGCTGCAGCTTCGTGACCGCGCCCCCCTGGCGTCAGCAAACCAGGGAGACACCGCCGGGCGCATCACCGCTTTGGGAGCGGGTCACCGTGCCCGCACAGCACGCGCCTCTGGTCGAGCCGCTTCTTACCGGCGCCTTCCTCGCTCGCGACCTCAGCCACGCCCTCGAGCTGGCCGCCTCCTTCCCGGCTTCGACCTTCGTCACCCTCGAAGGCGACCTGGCCCACGGCGGTGGCATCGTCAACGGTGGCTCTCCCGAGCCGGCGCAGCAGGGGATCATCCACAAGAAGAGGGAGATCAAGGCCCTGGTCGCAGAAGTCGAGCGCCTCGAGGCCGAGGTGCAGGAGCTGGCTGCGGCGCGCGAAAAGAGGAGAGGGGAGATCGCCGAGGCCGAGGCGCATCGCGTTGAATTGCGCCAGACTCTGCATCGACTCGATATCAGGATCGTGAACGCGGAGAAGGACCTGCAGACCGCGCTGTCCGAGTGCCGCCGCATCGAGGAAACCGGCGCGGTGCGCGAGGCGGAGGAAGAGCAGTTGGCCGAGGAGCAGGCCCTCATCTCTGGAGAAATGGCTCAGGCCGATGCCAGGAGGACGCAGGCCGAGGAGCGCAAGGTGGCCCTGGAAAAGTCCGTCGAGGCTCTGCAGGGGCGCCTGGAGGGATCCCGCTTCGAGATGGAAGAGGCCCGCGAGATGGTGACCTCCATGAAGGTGCGTGTCGCCGCGCTCCGGGAGAAAGGGGACTCTACCGAGCGGGCGCTGCGCCGCGTCGAGGGCCTTTGTACCGACCTCGCCAACCGTATCGCCTCCCGCACCAGGGAGCTCGAAGGTTCGGGCGACGAGCGTACCCGTCTCTTGGCCGCGATTGCGGAAGGGGAGGAGGCGCTGCGCGGCGTCGTCAAGCAGCAACTCGCCAGCGAGCAGGCGCTGCTGCAGGTGAAGGACCGGTACGAGGCCGAAGCCGCCAAGGTCCAGGAGGAAGAGGCGCTCCTGAAAGGGATGCGTGCCGATGCCGTCGCCGTGAGGGAGCAGCTGAACGCAAAAAGTCTTCGGCTGACCGAGGTGAGCATGCGGCTCGCCCACCTGGAGGAAACCCTCAAGGAAAAGCACCGCATGGAGATCGCCGACGCGTTGCTCAACTATTCCAAGGTGGAGTGGGACGAGGTTGAAAGCACCAAGCGCCAGGCTGAGCTGCAAAAGACCATCAATGAAATGGGTGAAGTGAACCTCATGGCCATCGAGGAGTTCAAGGAGATGGAGGAACGTTTCTCCTTCCTCTCCAGTCAAAAGGACGATCTCGAGGAGTCGATGAACGCGTTGCAGAAGGCGATCCAGCGCATCAACCGCACCACGAGGAAGCGGTTCCTGGAGACCTTCCAGATGGTGAACGAGAAGTTCCAGCAGATCTTCCCGAGGCTTTTTTGCGGCGGTCACGCCGAGCTGCGCCTGACCGACGAAGAGGATCTCCTCAATACCGGTCTGGAGATCGTAGTGCAACCTCCGGGCAAGAAGCTGCAGAACGTGTCGCTTCTGTCCGGTGGCGAGAAGGCGCTTACTGCAGTGGCGCTCATCTTCTCGATCTTTCTGATCAAGCCTTCGCCGTTCTGCCTGCTGGACGAGGTCGATGCGCCGCTCGACGACGCCAATATCGGCCGGTTCAACGACATGGTGCGTGAGATGAGCGCCAACTCGCAGTTCATCATCATCACCCACAACCGTGCCACCATGGCCGTTGCCGACACCCTGTATGGCGTCACCATGGAGGAGCCCGGCGTTTCCAGGCTGGTCTCGGTCCGCCTGAACCGCTAG
- the zapB gene encoding cell division protein ZapB, producing MSVELFNELERRINSLINVVDELKLENGRLKSENDRLNQERAGLKSRIDSILKKLEGV from the coding sequence ATGAGTGTCGAGCTGTTTAATGAGCTGGAGCGGCGGATAAATTCTCTAATTAATGTTGTCGACGAGTTGAAGCTCGAGAACGGCAGGCTCAAGAGTGAGAACGATCGGCTCAACCAGGAACGTGCCGGCCTTAAGTCCCGGATCGACTCTATATTGAAAAAGTTGGAAGGGGTCTGA
- a CDS encoding TIGR00282 family metallophosphoesterase — protein sequence MPVKLLFIGDVIGKPGREALSRELHRIVDRHMVDLVIANGENAAGGFGLTEETAQDLFKCGVQMITSGNHIWDKKDALEYIKREDRIVRPANYPEGTPGKGTTIIKTPGGVKVGILNLEGRVFMNNLDCPFRCADKEIAKLKEETPIVFVDFHAEATSEKVSLGWYLDGRVAAVIGTHTHVQTADERILTAGTAYMTDAGMTGSFDSVIGVKKEEAIQKFVTQRPSKFEVAKKDIRINAVVIEVDEMTGLALNIERLNIACG from the coding sequence ATGCCCGTTAAGCTTCTCTTCATAGGGGACGTGATTGGAAAGCCCGGCCGTGAAGCTCTCTCCCGCGAGCTGCACCGGATCGTGGACCGGCACATGGTTGATCTTGTCATAGCCAACGGCGAGAACGCCGCTGGCGGCTTCGGCCTGACCGAGGAGACTGCGCAGGACCTCTTCAAGTGCGGCGTCCAGATGATCACCTCCGGCAACCATATCTGGGATAAGAAGGACGCACTGGAGTATATCAAGCGCGAGGACCGCATCGTACGGCCGGCGAACTATCCGGAAGGAACCCCCGGCAAGGGGACGACCATCATCAAGACCCCGGGCGGGGTCAAGGTCGGCATCCTCAACCTTGAAGGACGGGTCTTCATGAACAACCTGGACTGCCCGTTCCGTTGCGCGGACAAGGAGATCGCGAAGTTAAAGGAAGAGACGCCGATCGTTTTTGTGGACTTCCATGCGGAGGCGACCAGCGAGAAGGTTTCGCTGGGATGGTATCTGGACGGGAGGGTAGCCGCAGTAATAGGCACCCACACCCACGTGCAGACCGCCGACGAACGCATCCTCACCGCCGGCACCGCCTACATGACCGATGCCGGTATGACCGGATCTTTCGATTCCGTCATCGGCGTCAAGAAGGAAGAAGCTATCCAGAAGTTCGTGACCCAGCGTCCCTCGAAGTTCGAGGTCGCAAAAAAGGACATCAGGATCAACGCCGTCGTAATTGAAGTGGACGAGATGACTGGACTCGCCTTGAACATCGAGAGACTTAATATCGCCTGCGGGTAA
- a CDS encoding 5-formyltetrahydrofolate cyclo-ligase gives MPKRAHRAATLARRRELSKPQVASLSLALQQRFLDLPEYQAARTLVLYAPIHHEVDTAAVAVAALASGKTLLYPAVAGHDLKFCRVAALAELAPGKYGIPEPEGEGCDPAEADLIVVPGVAFDLCGRRIGYGKGYYDRSLHRLEGSGKLVAFCYDFQLLQEIAGEPHDVTMDLIVTESRVVRVNKHICEGEQQ, from the coding sequence ATGCCCAAGCGTGCCCATAGAGCCGCTACCCTTGCCCGGCGCCGCGAGCTGTCCAAGCCGCAGGTTGCGTCGTTAAGCTTGGCCCTGCAACAGCGTTTCCTCGATCTGCCCGAGTACCAGGCGGCCAGGACGCTGGTGCTGTATGCGCCGATCCACCACGAAGTGGATACTGCAGCGGTGGCCGTCGCGGCCCTGGCGTCCGGCAAGACACTGCTCTACCCGGCCGTTGCGGGGCACGACTTGAAGTTTTGCCGGGTGGCTGCTCTCGCCGAGTTGGCCCCGGGCAAGTACGGCATACCCGAGCCCGAAGGCGAGGGGTGTGATCCGGCGGAGGCGGACCTCATCGTGGTCCCCGGAGTTGCTTTCGACCTGTGCGGGCGCCGCATCGGTTACGGCAAGGGGTACTATGACCGGTCGCTGCACCGTCTGGAGGGAAGCGGGAAGCTGGTGGCGTTTTGCTACGACTTTCAACTGCTTCAGGAGATAGCCGGCGAACCGCACGATGTGACGATGGACTTGATCGTCACCGAGAGTCGGGTGGTTCGCGTTAATAAACATATATGTGAGGGGGAGCAACAGTGA